The following coding sequences lie in one Arachis ipaensis cultivar K30076 chromosome B05, Araip1.1, whole genome shotgun sequence genomic window:
- the LOC107643065 gene encoding protein LURP-one-related 4, whose amino-acid sequence MGQMKTRKRVFTILYNIKKDIILPMTDVVPMAKKVYPAAEASCSGKYTVWMKSLVFHSNGCTVYDSNGDIVYRVDNYDKKGATQVNLMDLRGTLVCSIHKKLLAFGRWDVYRCNGSDSDCTRQQQKTKKKPWFEVKTSYKMMITGRVASCQVTTIGSQKYCIHRICSKTSGFMIFNMKNGHIVANAKQKQTCSGILLGKDVLRLDVEGDIDHSLIMAFVTVFALVCGTI is encoded by the exons ATGGGgcaaatgaaaacaagaaaaagagttTTCACTATTTTGTATAATATAAAGAAAGACATTATTCTTCCGATGACCGATGTGGTTCCAATGGCGAAGAAGGTTTACCCTGCGGCAGAGGCCTCATGTTCTGGAAAATACACAGTTTGGATGAAATCGCTTGTGTTCCACTCTAACGGCTGCACTGTGTATGATTCAAATGGTGACATCGTTTACCGCGTTGATAACTATGACAAAAAGGGAGCAACTCAAGTTAACCTTATGGATCTACGAGGCACACTTGTCTGTTCCATTCACAAG AAATTACTTGCTTTTGGACGATGGGATGTTTATAGATGCAACGGTTCTGATTCCGATTGTACAAGGCAGCAgcagaaaacgaagaagaagccATGGTTTGAAGTGAAAACAAGTTATAAGATGATGATTACGGGAAGAGTAGCCAGTTGCCAAGTCACTACTATAGGCTCCCAAAAATATTGCATACACAGAATCTGTAGCAAAACATCAGGGTTTATGATCTTCAATATGAAGAACGGACACATAGTCGCAAAT GCAAAGCAAAAGCAGACATGTTCAGGGATATTACTGGGGAAGGATGTTCTAAGGTTGGATGTGGAGGGAGACATAGATCACTCTCTTATAATGGCTTTTGTCACTGTATTTGCTCTAGTCTGCGGCACAATCTAA